One window of the Glycocaulis alkaliphilus genome contains the following:
- a CDS encoding TIGR02300 family protein: MPKPDLGVKRICPETGKKFYDLGKDPIVSPFTGKEYPVSYFAEVVMKPARKSPKPKVEDDKEEEGLEDDEELDAADDAADSDDDDDDADDDAPELDEEPIDLGDDEDEDDDVAPVKGKKAPVDDDLDGFSDEEADLDDEDDDDGILLDDDEDDFDADIGVEDDDDDTP, from the coding sequence GTGCCCAAACCCGATCTTGGCGTCAAGCGAATCTGCCCGGAAACCGGCAAGAAATTCTATGACCTTGGCAAAGACCCGATTGTTTCGCCTTTCACCGGCAAGGAATACCCGGTCTCCTACTTTGCAGAGGTCGTGATGAAACCGGCCCGCAAGTCGCCCAAGCCCAAGGTGGAGGACGACAAGGAAGAAGAAGGGCTGGAGGACGATGAAGAGCTGGACGCGGCAGATGATGCAGCCGACAGCGACGATGATGATGACGACGCGGACGATGACGCGCCCGAACTCGACGAAGAGCCCATCGATCTGGGTGATGACGAGGACGAGGACGACGATGTCGCTCCGGTGAAAGGCAAGAAGGCCCCGGTCGACGATGATCTGGACGGGTTCTCCGACGAAGAGGCCGATCTGGACGACGAAGACGATGATGACGGCATCCTGCTTGATGATGATGAAGACGATTTCGATGCAGATATCGGCGTCGAAGACGATGATGACGATACCCCGTAG
- a CDS encoding SDR family oxidoreductase, with the protein MASQGISRRGLLGGTAVAAAAVSAAGASSAALGKALRSEPSLEGKTILITGSSSGFGRAGAEHYARLGARVFASMRNLPRAEADELTALAEAEGLAIEVVEIDVTSDDSVASGVAEVLEATGGTLDVLVNNAGIALAGPIELQDMEATRLIFETNTFGPHRMARAVLPAMRAAGSGLIVQISSQLGRVIVPGLGHYSPVKFALEAMSEAMAYELVPQGIDVTIIQPGGYPTQIWNSASVLTAALLERTPAERLAAYPELIAGMGAGGGGGSTDPMDIPDAIAQLIASPGGTRPLRVAVHPVARPQLGINEASRETQLAMLGGSPYGPWVRDVLER; encoded by the coding sequence ATGGCCAGTCAGGGTATCAGCCGCCGGGGTTTGCTGGGCGGTACGGCAGTGGCAGCAGCGGCGGTGAGCGCGGCTGGCGCCAGTTCAGCGGCACTCGGCAAGGCGCTGCGCTCTGAACCATCCCTTGAGGGCAAGACCATCCTCATCACGGGATCATCGTCTGGCTTCGGGCGGGCTGGCGCGGAGCATTATGCGCGGCTCGGCGCGCGGGTGTTCGCCTCGATGCGCAATCTGCCCCGCGCCGAAGCTGATGAGCTGACCGCTCTGGCGGAGGCTGAAGGGCTCGCCATCGAGGTGGTGGAGATTGATGTCACTTCTGATGACAGCGTGGCGAGCGGCGTGGCCGAAGTGCTCGAAGCGACCGGCGGTACGCTCGATGTGCTGGTAAACAATGCCGGGATCGCGCTGGCCGGTCCGATAGAGCTGCAGGACATGGAGGCCACGCGCCTCATTTTCGAGACCAATACGTTTGGCCCTCACCGCATGGCGCGGGCCGTCCTGCCGGCCATGCGCGCGGCGGGCAGCGGTCTGATCGTGCAGATTTCCTCCCAGCTCGGCCGGGTGATCGTGCCGGGCCTGGGGCACTACTCGCCGGTCAAGTTTGCGCTGGAAGCCATGAGCGAGGCGATGGCCTATGAGCTGGTGCCGCAGGGCATCGATGTGACCATCATCCAGCCGGGCGGCTACCCCACGCAGATCTGGAACAGTGCCAGCGTCCTGACAGCTGCCCTGCTGGAGCGTACGCCGGCGGAGCGGCTGGCGGCCTACCCGGAACTGATAGCGGGCATGGGCGCGGGCGGCGGGGGCGGCAGCACCGATCCGATGGATATACCCGACGCCATCGCGCAGCTGATTGCCAGCCCCGGCGGAACGCGGCCCTTGCGCGTGGCCGTGCATCCCGTTGCCCGGCCCCAGCTCGGCATCAACGAGGCCAGCCGCGAGACCCAGCTGGCCATGCTGGGCGGTTCGCCCTACGGGCCGTGGGTGAGGGATGTGCTGGAGCGCTGA
- the aroA gene encoding 3-phosphoshikimate 1-carboxyvinyltransferase, which produces MVSNGKAAARPAASGARTARKAVRIEGVRAASPDKSISHRAIMLAGMAQGTSQIEGLLESADVLATAGAVRALGASVERTGDGHWQVTGAPQWRSPEGDLDLGNSGTGVRLLMGAAARFDLTARFTGDVSLSSRPMERVLAPLRLMGVTTSAADGGRLPVTLNGSARLNAIRYTPPVASAQVKSAILLAGLGAEGETVVIEPEATRAHTETLAPLFGADMSMERDGAGLIARVRGGKALHSADMHVPGDPSSAAFPLAAGLVAGTGPVSVTGVMTNPARFGLYEVLKTMGADMTITPAGTRAGEALADITVRPGALKGVEVPPEIAPSMIDEYPILAVIAAFAQGVTHMTGLAELRAKESDRLAASAALLAANGVKVELGEDSLTVHGMGPGGVPGGGLVKTLHDHRLAMAGLVLGLGAKEPVTVDDVAMIATSYPGFFDDMAALGADIG; this is translated from the coding sequence ATGGTTTCCAACGGTAAAGCAGCCGCCCGCCCGGCTGCATCAGGTGCGCGCACCGCACGCAAAGCCGTCCGGATCGAGGGCGTCCGGGCCGCCTCGCCAGACAAGTCCATCTCGCACCGGGCGATCATGCTGGCGGGCATGGCGCAAGGCACCAGCCAGATCGAGGGCCTTCTGGAAAGCGCAGACGTACTGGCGACCGCCGGTGCGGTGCGCGCGCTGGGGGCCAGTGTCGAACGCACCGGGGATGGACATTGGCAGGTAACAGGCGCGCCGCAATGGCGCTCCCCTGAAGGCGATCTCGACCTTGGCAATTCCGGCACCGGCGTGCGCCTGCTGATGGGCGCGGCGGCACGCTTTGACCTGACCGCCCGCTTTACCGGCGATGTCTCTCTGTCCTCCCGGCCGATGGAACGCGTGCTGGCACCCTTGCGCCTGATGGGCGTGACCACCAGCGCAGCGGACGGCGGACGCCTGCCGGTCACGCTCAACGGCTCTGCCCGGCTGAACGCGATTCGCTACACCCCGCCTGTCGCATCTGCGCAGGTGAAAAGCGCCATATTGCTGGCAGGTCTCGGCGCGGAGGGCGAAACAGTCGTCATCGAGCCGGAGGCCACGCGCGCCCATACCGAGACACTGGCGCCCCTGTTTGGCGCAGATATGTCCATGGAGCGTGATGGTGCGGGCCTGATTGCGCGCGTGCGCGGCGGCAAGGCGCTGCACAGCGCCGATATGCATGTGCCGGGCGATCCCTCCTCTGCCGCCTTCCCGCTGGCAGCAGGGCTGGTGGCCGGCACTGGCCCTGTCAGTGTGACGGGCGTGATGACCAATCCGGCCCGCTTCGGGCTCTACGAGGTGCTAAAAACAATGGGCGCGGACATGACCATAACCCCCGCCGGCACCCGCGCGGGCGAGGCACTCGCCGATATTACCGTGCGGCCAGGCGCTCTGAAGGGCGTCGAGGTGCCGCCCGAAATCGCGCCCTCCATGATCGATGAATACCCGATCCTCGCTGTCATCGCGGCATTCGCACAAGGCGTGACACATATGACGGGCCTCGCGGAACTCAGGGCCAAGGAAAGCGACCGGCTGGCAGCCTCTGCCGCGCTGCTGGCCGCCAATGGCGTGAAGGTGGAGCTGGGCGAGGACAGCCTGACGGTTCATGGCATGGGACCGGGCGGGGTGCCGGGCGGCGGGCTCGTCAAGACGCTGCACGATCACCGCCTCGCCATGGCCGGGCTGGTGCTGGGCCTTGGCGCAAAAGAGCCGGTGACGGTCGATGACGTAGCAATGATCGCGACCTCCTATCCCGGCTTTTTTGATGACATGGCCGCGCTCGGCGCGGACATCGGATAA